The Streptomyces sp. NBC_00435 nucleotide sequence GCCGAAGGGCGCCGTCAAGCAGTACATCGACTACCTGCTCTCGCCCGAGGGCCAGAAGCTGCTTCCGGTCCACGGCTACCTGACGCGTCAGCAGATGGGTCTCTGACCGTGAGCGTCACTCTGGAGCGCCCGGTCGAGGCGTCCGGACCCAGCACGCCAGGCCCCACCGCGTCGCGGCCGCCCGTCCAGGGCGGCCGCCCGCGGCGGGCCCGGTGGGTGTGGGGATGGGTGTACACCGGAATGTTCTCGGTGGTCCTCGTCCTCGCGGTGCTGATCGGGTACCTCGGCACCGGCATCGCGAGCGGTGACGTCGACTGGCTGAACCTGGTCTCCGACCCGTCGTGGAGCCCGGTCAACGGCGCCTTCGGTGCCCTGGCGATGATCTACGGCTCGGCCGTCGTGTGCGTCCTGGCGCTGCTGCTGGCCGTTCCGGTCGGCTGGTCGGCGGCCATCGCCCTGTCGGAGTACCTCCCGCCCCGCTTCGCCCGGCCCCTGCGGCTGAGCGTCGAGCTGCTGGCGGCGGTCCCCTCCATCGTCTACGGCCTCATCGGCATCATGGTGATCCGGCCGTTCGTCTCGATGCTGGGCGGCGTACCGGGCGGCGACAGCCTGCTCGCCGCGGGCATCGTCCTCGCCGTGATGATCATGCCGACGATCGTCGCGGTCAGCGTCGACGCCCTGTCGGCCGTCCCCGCCCGCTACCGGGAGGCCGCGTACTCCCTCGGCCTGACCCGCCGAGAGGTCGTACGGTCGGTCCTCCTGCCCCAGGCCCGCGCGGGCATGCGCGCCGGCGTCCTGCTCGGCCTGGCCCGCGGACTCGGCGAGGCCATCGCGGTCTTCATGGTCATCGGCCGCGCCGACGGAAGGCTCCCGGGGGCGCCCGGAGTGTTCTTCTCCTCCCTGGTCCGCCCCGGCCAGACCCTGACCACCAAGCTGGCCGGCCCCGAGCCGATGCTCGCCGGCACCTCCGGCCCCTACTTCGCGGCGCTGTGCGCCCTGGGCATCATCCTGCTACTCCTGGTGGCCGCGGCGACCGTGTGGGGCACCCGCAAGTCGTCGAACCGTCCCGCGAAGCGCGGCCTGCGCGGACACCGGGCCGCCGCCCGCATGCGCATCCCGCGCGACCGCCTCACGACGGCGCTGCGGATGGCGGCGCTGGCGCTGCCGGGAGCCCTGCTCCTCGGAATGCTCGGCATCCTCCTGACCCGGGGCGGCTCCGCGCTCAACCCGGCCTTCTGGTTCTCCCCGTCCACGGGCGCTGCCGGCGGCGGAGTGCGCGACCAGATCCTCGGCACGCTCCTGCTCCTGGCGACCACGGCCCTGATCGCCCTGCCCCTCGGCTACGCGGCGGGCGTCCTGATCGGCACCCGGGCCACGGGGAAGACGGCACGCGTGCTGGAGACCCTCACCGTGGCCATCGGCGGAACCCCCACCATCCTGCTCGGCCTCGCCGGCTACGTCCTGTTCTCGTCCGCCATGGGCTGGGGCCGGTCCTGGCTGGCCGGGGCCATCGTGCTGGTGCCCGTGGTCGTCCCGGTCATCGCCCTCACCACGGCGGGACGCATCCGCAGCATGCCGCCCGAAATCACCGAGAGTGCTCTGGCCCTCGGCCTGACCCGCGCCCAGTACATCCGCTCCGTGGTCATCCCGTACACCTGGCCGGCCACCCTCACGGGCCTGCTGCTCGGCCTGGCCCGCGCGGCGGGCGAGACGGCTCCGCTGATCTTCACCGCCACCGTGTTCTTCGGAGCGCCCGCCCTGCCGACCGGGATCGTCAACGCCCCGGTGCAGGCGCTGCCGACCCACATCTTCACCCTGTCCCAGGACTCCGGCGCCCCCGAGGCGATCACGCAGGCGTGGGGCAGCGCCCTGGTCCTGGTCCTGATCACCGCAGTACTTCTCAGCCTGGCGGTGGCCCTGCGCAACCGCTTCGAAGGAGCACGACGATGGACCACGTGATATCCGTCCGCGACCTGCGGGTCCTCGACGGCAAGAAGACCCTGGTGGGTCCGGTCACCTTCGACCTGGAGCAGGGCTCCACCACGGGACTGTGCGGCCCTTCCGGCGCCGGCAAGTCGACGGTGCTGCGCGCCCTGGTCGACCTGCTGCCGCACGGCCTCGTCCGCGACGGCCACCTGGAGGTATTGGGCCGCCCCTTCCGGCACGGCAAGGGCGACTCCGGCCTGCGGAGCACCGTCGTACTGGTGCCGCAGACGCCCGTCGTCTTCGGCGGAAGCATTCTGGACAACGCCCTCTTCGGGCTGCGGCACTTGGTGCGCGCCTCCCGGACAGAACTGAACGACCGGGTGGAACAGGCCCTGAAGGAAGCGGGCCTGTGGAACGAGGTCTGCAACCGGCTGGACACTCCTGCCCAGTCGCTCTCCAACGGCCAGCGCCAGCGGCTGTGCCTGGCCCGCGCCCTGGCACTGGAACCGGCTGCGCTGCTGCTGGACGAGCCCACCAGCGCCCTGGACGAGCGGAGCCGGGACACGGTCGAGGAGTCGGTGGCAGCCCTCCGTGGCAACCGCACGGTCCTTCTCGTCTCGCACGACCCGGCGCAGGTGGAGCGGCTCTGCGACCGCACGGTCCGGCTGGAGCTGCCGGAAACCCTGACGTGCTCTGCTCCTGTGGCAGCCGCCTGAGCACGAAGCACCGCAGCAGGAAACGAGAACCGGGCCCGGTCCATCGTGTCGCAATCACGACGGACCGGGCCCGGCGTCTGTGCTCAGCCTGCCGGTACGAGGTCCGCGTCAGCCGCGTGGACCGAGTCCCCGAGGGCCGCGAGGTACCGCTCAGCGTCCAGCGCGGCCGCGCAGCCGGAGCCGGCCGCGGTGATGGCCTGGCGGTAGATGTGGTCCACCACGTCTCCCGCGCCGAAGACGCCGGGGATGCTCGTACGGGTCGTCGGCGCCTGGGTCTTGAGGTAGCCCTCGGAGTCCAGTTCGAGCTGGTCGGCGAAGAGTTCCGTACGCGGGTCGTGGCCGATGGCGACGAACAGGCCCGTCACGTCCAGGTCGCGCGTCTTGCCGGTCAGGACGTCACGGAGGACGACGCCAGAGAGCATCCCGCCGGTCTCCTTGATCTCGGCGACCTCGCTGTCGAAGGCGAAGGAGATCTTGTCGTCGGAGAACGCCCGGTCCTGCATGGCCTTGGAGGCGCGCAGGGTGGAGCGGCGGTGGACGATGGTGACCGAGCGGGCGAAGCGGGTCAGGAAGGTGGCTTCCTCCATCGCGGTGTCGCCGCCGCCGACCACGACGATGTCGCGGTCGCGGAAGAAGAACCCGTCGCAGGTGGCGCACCAGGACACTCCGCGCCCGGAGAGCGCGTCTTCGTTCGGCAAGCCGAGCTTGCGGTAGCCGGAGCCGGTCGCGATGATCACGGTCTTCGCGCGGTGGACCGTGCCCTCGGAGTCCGTCAGCAGCTTGATGTCGCCGCTCAGGTCCACCGACACGATGTCGTCGTCGATCATCTCGGCGCCGAACTTCTCCGCCTGGGCCCGCATGTTGTCCATGAGGTCCGGGCCGTCGATGCCGGTGGGGAAGCCGGGGAAGTTCTCGACCTCGGTGGTCGTGGTGAGCGAGCCGCCGACGAATATGGAGCTGCCGAACAGCAGCGGCTTCAGCTGGGCACGGGCGGTGTAGAGCGCTGCCGTGTATCCGGCCGGGCCGGAGCCGATGATGATGACCTCGCGCACGTCGTCCTGCGCGTCTGTCGGGTTGGTCGTCATGATGCGGTCAGCTCTCCTGCTTCTGCGTGTTCGGCGTGTTCTTGGTGTCGATCTCTGCGATCAGGCCCTCGATGAGGCCCTTGATCTCGTCCCGGATGGGGCGTACGGACTCGACGCCCTGGCCGGCCGGGTCTTCGAGCTGCCAGTCGAGGTAGGTCTTGCCGGGGAAGT carries:
- a CDS encoding ATP-binding cassette domain-containing protein, with product MDHVISVRDLRVLDGKKTLVGPVTFDLEQGSTTGLCGPSGAGKSTVLRALVDLLPHGLVRDGHLEVLGRPFRHGKGDSGLRSTVVLVPQTPVVFGGSILDNALFGLRHLVRASRTELNDRVEQALKEAGLWNEVCNRLDTPAQSLSNGQRQRLCLARALALEPAALLLDEPTSALDERSRDTVEESVAALRGNRTVLLVSHDPAQVERLCDRTVRLELPETLTCSAPVAAA
- the pstC gene encoding phosphate ABC transporter permease subunit PstC; protein product: MWGWVYTGMFSVVLVLAVLIGYLGTGIASGDVDWLNLVSDPSWSPVNGAFGALAMIYGSAVVCVLALLLAVPVGWSAAIALSEYLPPRFARPLRLSVELLAAVPSIVYGLIGIMVIRPFVSMLGGVPGGDSLLAAGIVLAVMIMPTIVAVSVDALSAVPARYREAAYSLGLTRREVVRSVLLPQARAGMRAGVLLGLARGLGEAIAVFMVIGRADGRLPGAPGVFFSSLVRPGQTLTTKLAGPEPMLAGTSGPYFAALCALGIILLLLVAAATVWGTRKSSNRPAKRGLRGHRAAARMRIPRDRLTTALRMAALALPGALLLGMLGILLTRGGSALNPAFWFSPSTGAAGGGVRDQILGTLLLLATTALIALPLGYAAGVLIGTRATGKTARVLETLTVAIGGTPTILLGLAGYVLFSSAMGWGRSWLAGAIVLVPVVVPVIALTTAGRIRSMPPEITESALALGLTRAQYIRSVVIPYTWPATLTGLLLGLARAAGETAPLIFTATVFFGAPALPTGIVNAPVQALPTHIFTLSQDSGAPEAITQAWGSALVLVLITAVLLSLAVALRNRFEGARRWTT
- the trxB gene encoding thioredoxin-disulfide reductase; this translates as MTTNPTDAQDDVREVIIIGSGPAGYTAALYTARAQLKPLLFGSSIFVGGSLTTTTEVENFPGFPTGIDGPDLMDNMRAQAEKFGAEMIDDDIVSVDLSGDIKLLTDSEGTVHRAKTVIIATGSGYRKLGLPNEDALSGRGVSWCATCDGFFFRDRDIVVVGGGDTAMEEATFLTRFARSVTIVHRRSTLRASKAMQDRAFSDDKISFAFDSEVAEIKETGGMLSGVVLRDVLTGKTRDLDVTGLFVAIGHDPRTELFADQLELDSEGYLKTQAPTTRTSIPGVFGAGDVVDHIYRQAITAAGSGCAAALDAERYLAALGDSVHAADADLVPAG